The following are encoded in a window of Novosphingobium sp. THN1 genomic DNA:
- a CDS encoding 5-formyltetrahydrofolate cyclo-ligase, producing MEAKNALRTELRARRNAHVAALDPRVKALMFRRPPSPVLAMIPEGATVGLYLAGPAEAPATAYAQVLHEAGHKIALPWFADRSSPMVFREWASPWVDELLKPGPWKGIVQPAPEVAEVVPEVLFVPLVGFSADGARLGQGGGHYDRWLEAHPSTLPIGLAWDCQLVEHLPREAHDAPLHAVVTPTRIYGPWER from the coding sequence GTGGAAGCCAAGAATGCGCTGCGCACCGAATTGAGAGCGCGGCGCAATGCTCACGTCGCAGCGCTTGATCCCCGCGTGAAGGCCCTGATGTTCCGCCGCCCGCCCTCGCCGGTTCTGGCGATGATTCCCGAAGGTGCGACCGTCGGGCTCTATCTCGCCGGCCCGGCAGAGGCTCCGGCTACCGCCTATGCACAGGTCCTGCATGAGGCAGGGCACAAGATAGCACTGCCATGGTTTGCCGACCGCTCATCGCCGATGGTATTTCGCGAATGGGCATCACCGTGGGTGGATGAACTGCTCAAGCCCGGCCCTTGGAAGGGCATCGTGCAGCCGGCACCAGAGGTCGCCGAGGTCGTGCCTGAGGTGCTGTTCGTTCCCCTCGTCGGTTTCAGCGCCGATGGTGCGCGTCTCGGCCAGGGAGGCGGTCATTACGACCGCTGGCTCGAGGCGCATCCGTCTACCCTGCCGATCGGCCTGGCCTGGGATTGCCAGCTTGTCGAGCACCTGCCCCGTGAGGCGCATGACGCCCCGCTGCATGCCGTGGTAACCCCGACACGAATCTACGGTCCCTGGGAGCGCTGA
- the gap gene encoding type I glyceraldehyde-3-phosphate dehydrogenase, producing the protein MAIKVAINGFGRIGRNVARAILERPDCGLELVSINDLADAKANALLFKRDSVHGAFSGEVSVDGNDLIVNGKRIQVTAERDPANLPHAANGIDIALECTGFFTNRDGGQKHIDAGAKRVLISAPAKNVDLTVVYGVNHEKLTADHKIVSNASCTTNCLAPMAKVLHESIGIERGLMTTIHSYTNDQKILDQIHSDPRRARAAAMNMIPTSTGAAVAVGEVLPDLKGKLDGSSIRVPTPNVSVVDLTFTPKRDTTVEEVNGLLKAAAEGALKGVLGYTEEPLVSIDFNHDPHSSTIDSLETAVLEGKLVRVLSWYDNEWGFSNRMLDTAGAMAKFL; encoded by the coding sequence ATGGCGATCAAGGTTGCAATCAACGGTTTCGGACGCATCGGGCGTAACGTCGCCCGCGCCATCCTCGAACGGCCCGATTGCGGCCTTGAGCTGGTCTCGATCAACGACCTGGCCGATGCCAAAGCGAACGCCCTGCTGTTCAAGCGCGACAGCGTCCACGGCGCGTTCTCGGGCGAAGTTTCGGTTGATGGCAACGACCTGATCGTGAACGGCAAGCGCATCCAGGTGACGGCCGAGCGCGATCCGGCGAACCTTCCGCACGCTGCCAACGGCATCGATATCGCGCTGGAATGCACCGGCTTCTTCACCAACCGCGATGGTGGCCAGAAGCACATCGATGCCGGCGCCAAGCGCGTGCTGATCTCGGCTCCTGCCAAGAACGTCGATCTGACGGTTGTCTATGGCGTGAACCACGAGAAGCTGACCGCCGATCACAAGATCGTTTCGAACGCATCGTGCACCACCAACTGCCTCGCGCCGATGGCCAAGGTCCTGCATGAATCGATCGGCATCGAGCGTGGCCTGATGACCACGATCCACTCGTACACCAACGACCAGAAGATCCTCGACCAGATCCACAGCGATCCGCGTCGTGCCCGTGCGGCTGCGATGAACATGATCCCGACCAGCACCGGCGCTGCCGTTGCCGTCGGGGAAGTTCTGCCCGACCTCAAGGGCAAGCTCGATGGATCGTCGATCCGCGTGCCGACCCCGAACGTCTCGGTCGTCGACCTGACCTTCACGCCGAAGCGCGACACGACCGTTGAAGAAGTCAACGGCCTGCTCAAGGCTGCGGCCGAAGGCGCGCTGAAGGGCGTGCTCGGCTACACCGAAGAGCCGCTGGTCTCGATCGACTTCAACCACGACCCGCATTCGTCGACCATCGACAGCCTCGAGACCGCCGTGCTCGAGGGCAAGCTGGTCCGCGTCCTGTCGTGGTACGACAACGAGTGGGGCTTCTCCAACCGCATGCTCGACACTGCGGGCGCGATGGCGAAGTTTCTCTAA
- a CDS encoding MOSC domain-containing protein has product MSGRLEGIARHDRPSGPIETLDHVSVTRELGVRGDLRGAIRPGKSGRRQISLIEAESWDAALADLKLSADQLLPWHVRRANLLVHGIRLPREAGKIIAIGKSLRIETTCECDPCSRMDQILPGLKLALMPDWRGGVLGRVLTDGEIAIGDEVRIEE; this is encoded by the coding sequence GTGAGCGGGCGTCTCGAAGGCATTGCACGGCATGATCGGCCGAGCGGGCCTATCGAGACGCTCGATCACGTTTCGGTCACACGCGAACTTGGCGTTCGAGGTGACCTGCGAGGGGCAATTCGCCCCGGCAAATCCGGACGCAGGCAGATCTCGCTGATCGAAGCCGAAAGTTGGGATGCGGCGCTCGCCGATCTCAAGCTTTCCGCTGACCAACTGCTCCCTTGGCACGTGCGCCGCGCGAACCTGCTGGTTCATGGCATCCGTCTCCCGCGAGAGGCGGGCAAAATCATCGCCATCGGTAAGAGCCTGCGGATCGAGACCACCTGCGAATGCGACCCGTGCAGCCGCATGGACCAAATCCTGCCCGGCCTGAAACTCGCGCTGATGCCAGACTGGCGCGGCGGGGTGCTCGGCCGGGTGCTGACCGATGGCGAAATCGCGATCGGCGACGAAGTGAGGATCGAGGAATGA
- a CDS encoding DUF2842 domain-containing protein: MKEDYKPTWRKPIGILGLVVGLVIYALGVAALSGIIGQWHILLQTLAYVVLGTIWLLPLRRFLIWMETGRWG, translated from the coding sequence GTGAAGGAAGATTACAAGCCGACCTGGCGCAAACCGATTGGCATTCTCGGTCTGGTCGTGGGGCTGGTCATCTATGCGCTAGGCGTCGCGGCATTGTCCGGCATCATCGGGCAATGGCATATCCTGCTGCAGACCCTTGCCTATGTCGTGCTCGGAACGATCTGGCTCCTCCCGCTGCGACGCTTCCTGATCTGGATGGAAACCGGCCGCTGGGGCTGA
- a CDS encoding cell division protein ZapA — protein sequence MSNVSLPIGGRNFAVSCADGEEAHIEMLGRMVDERARKIGGQQSETRMLLFAALMMADELHEAHKVAPAPDAAPAIAPAPAQIDSAEIDPALVDRVNALAERIEKLAAALEQGPVSA from the coding sequence ATGAGCAACGTCAGCCTTCCGATCGGCGGCCGCAACTTTGCCGTCTCCTGCGCCGATGGCGAGGAAGCGCACATCGAGATGCTCGGCCGCATGGTCGACGAGCGCGCCCGCAAGATCGGCGGCCAGCAAAGCGAGACGCGGATGCTGCTGTTCGCGGCATTGATGATGGCAGACGAGTTGCACGAAGCGCACAAGGTTGCCCCTGCCCCTGATGCAGCACCGGCAATCGCGCCCGCTCCTGCGCAGATCGATAGCGCCGAAATTGACCCTGCCTTGGTCGATCGGGTCAACGCACTGGCAGAACGCATCGAAAAACTCGCTGCCGCCCTTGAGCAAGGGCCGGTCAGCGCCTAA
- a CDS encoding limonene-1,2-epoxide hydrolase family protein yields MPGPIETVETFCAMWEQPGGFAASIREYFTEQTDYENVGMTHTIGIEQGLALVAGFENDMGIARIKVDMLAIAANGDTVLTERVDHMINAAGETFVSLRLMGIFELKDGKIAKWRDYFDTAPFKG; encoded by the coding sequence ATGCCTGGTCCAATTGAAACCGTCGAAACCTTCTGCGCGATGTGGGAGCAGCCCGGCGGATTTGCCGCCTCGATCCGCGAGTACTTCACCGAGCAGACCGATTACGAGAACGTCGGCATGACCCATACCATCGGCATCGAGCAGGGCCTTGCACTGGTCGCGGGGTTCGAGAACGACATGGGGATTGCACGCATCAAGGTCGACATGCTGGCGATTGCCGCCAATGGTGACACGGTCCTGACGGAACGGGTGGATCACATGATCAACGCCGCTGGCGAGACTTTCGTGTCATTGCGGCTGATGGGCATCTTCGAACTGAAGGATGGCAAGATCGCAAAGTGGCGGGATTACTTCGACACCGCACCGTTCAAAGGATGA
- the tkt gene encoding transketolase — MTRDSTALAPMANAIRALAMDAVQAANSGHPGMPMGMADVATVLWTQFMKHDPAAPKWSDRDRFILSAGHGSMLIYALLHLTGYESPTMEDIRKFRQIDSVCAGHPENFLIPGVECTTGPLGQGLAMAVGFAMAERHLNAQFGDDLVDHHTWVVAGDGCLMEGINHEAVGLAGTLKLGRLNVLWDDNKITIDGDTSLSTTEDILGRYTASGWHVTSCDGHDFADIARALAEAKADPRPSLVACRTVIGKGAPNKQGGHNVHGAPLGADEIAAAREYLGWTSAPFEIPADILANWRSSSEAGKAARAEWEKRAAANPQAAELARRMDGDLPAETGFDAYIQPLIATPPKVATRKSSEMALEAFTANVPEMVGGSADLTGSNNTKTKSTAPFTPESYDGRYVYYGIREFGMAAAMNGMALHGGIIPYGGTFLVFSDYCRNAVRMSALQHVRAIYVFTHDSIGLGEDGPTHQPVEHVMSLRMIPNLLVFRPADAIETAEAWALALANKDRPSVLALTRQNLPPVRFDAEMKSARGAYRLVASSSARKVVLLATGSEVEVAMKVAAALEEKGLGADVVSVPCWELFDEQDAAYKADLLPADALKVSIEAGVTLGWQKYVGDGLSIGIDTFGASAPIDALYNHFGLTAEKIVPQILSRVS, encoded by the coding sequence ATGACACGCGATTCCACCGCGCTGGCTCCCATGGCCAACGCGATCCGTGCGCTTGCCATGGACGCGGTTCAGGCAGCCAATTCCGGTCACCCCGGCATGCCCATGGGCATGGCCGACGTGGCAACGGTGCTGTGGACGCAGTTCATGAAGCATGATCCTGCGGCGCCCAAGTGGTCCGACCGTGACCGCTTCATACTGTCGGCCGGCCACGGCTCGATGCTGATCTATGCGCTGCTTCACCTGACGGGCTACGAAAGCCCGACAATGGAAGACATCCGCAAGTTCCGCCAGATCGACAGCGTCTGCGCCGGTCACCCCGAGAACTTCCTGATCCCGGGCGTGGAATGCACCACCGGCCCGCTGGGTCAGGGCCTTGCCATGGCCGTCGGCTTCGCCATGGCCGAGCGTCACCTCAACGCGCAGTTCGGTGACGACCTGGTCGATCACCACACCTGGGTTGTCGCCGGCGACGGGTGCCTGATGGAAGGCATCAACCATGAAGCCGTGGGCCTTGCCGGAACGCTCAAGCTCGGGCGCCTCAACGTCCTATGGGACGACAACAAGATCACCATCGACGGCGATACCTCGCTTTCGACCACCGAGGACATTCTCGGCCGCTACACCGCGTCGGGCTGGCACGTGACGTCGTGCGACGGTCATGACTTCGCCGATATCGCTCGCGCTCTGGCCGAGGCCAAGGCCGATCCGCGTCCGTCGCTGGTCGCCTGCCGCACGGTGATCGGCAAGGGCGCGCCGAACAAACAGGGTGGCCACAACGTCCATGGCGCGCCGCTTGGCGCTGACGAAATCGCCGCTGCGCGCGAATATCTGGGCTGGACTTCGGCTCCGTTCGAAATCCCGGCTGACATTCTCGCCAACTGGCGCTCGTCTTCGGAAGCCGGCAAGGCCGCTCGCGCCGAGTGGGAAAAGCGCGCCGCTGCCAACCCGCAGGCTGCCGAACTCGCTCGCCGCATGGATGGCGACCTTCCGGCCGAAACCGGTTTCGATGCCTACATCCAGCCGCTGATCGCCACGCCGCCCAAGGTTGCGACCCGCAAGTCGAGCGAAATGGCACTGGAAGCGTTCACCGCCAACGTGCCCGAGATGGTGGGTGGTTCGGCCGACCTTACCGGTTCGAACAACACCAAGACCAAGTCGACCGCACCGTTCACGCCGGAAAGCTATGACGGGCGGTATGTCTACTACGGCATCCGCGAATTCGGCATGGCTGCCGCGATGAATGGCATGGCGCTGCACGGCGGGATCATCCCCTACGGTGGCACCTTCCTGGTTTTCTCCGACTATTGCCGCAATGCCGTGCGCATGTCGGCCCTGCAGCATGTCCGTGCGATCTACGTGTTCACCCACGATTCGATCGGCCTTGGCGAAGACGGCCCGACCCATCAGCCGGTCGAGCATGTCATGTCCCTGCGCATGATCCCGAACCTGCTGGTGTTCCGCCCGGCCGATGCCATCGAAACAGCGGAAGCCTGGGCGCTCGCCCTGGCCAACAAGGACCGTCCGTCGGTCCTCGCGCTGACCCGCCAGAACCTGCCACCAGTCCGTTTCGACGCCGAGATGAAGAGCGCCAGGGGCGCCTACCGTCTCGTCGCGTCGTCCTCGGCCCGCAAGGTCGTGCTTCTGGCAACCGGCTCCGAAGTGGAAGTGGCGATGAAGGTCGCTGCAGCGCTTGAAGAGAAGGGCCTTGGCGCCGACGTCGTCTCGGTTCCGTGCTGGGAACTGTTCGACGAGCAGGACGCGGCCTACAAGGCAGACCTGCTGCCAGCCGACGCGCTCAAGGTCTCGATCGAGGCTGGCGTAACCTTGGGCTGGCAGAAGTATGTCGGCGATGGGCTGTCGATCGGCATCGACACGTTCGGCGCATCGGCTCCGATCGACGCCCTTTATAATCACTTCGGCCTCACCGCCGAAAAGATTGTCCCGCAGATCCTCTCGCGGGTTTCGTAA